In a single window of the Nodularia spumigena CCY9414 genome:
- a CDS encoding zinc-binding dehydrogenase has protein sequence MPLAAVMSAPNQPVEVQQLPEPILETGGIVIETLYSEVCGTDVHLLHGRLEGVPYPIIPGHFSVGRVVETGGQVRDVNGKLIRPGAIATFLDVHETCYNCWYCLVAKSSTRCPQRKVYGVTYSAKDGLLGGWSQLIYLKPGVKVITLPAEVSPKQFIAGGCALPTAIHAIDRAQIQIGDNVVVQGSGPVGLSAAILALLSGAGKVIVIDKFESRLKVAQSFGVDETLIIETDNPRQHIERVLELTNGHGADVTIEATGVPIAVKEGLAMTRNGGRYVIVGHYTNTGEILINPHLEINLKHIDIRGTWGIDFSHFYRMIELLKRHSDSRKNIAWENLISRAYTLKEINQALADVEHGYVLKAVIQPNS, from the coding sequence ATGCCTTTAGCAGCTGTGATGAGCGCACCTAACCAACCAGTAGAGGTGCAACAACTACCAGAACCGATTTTGGAAACGGGTGGAATCGTAATTGAAACCCTATATTCTGAAGTCTGTGGTACTGATGTACATTTACTGCATGGGCGGTTAGAAGGAGTACCTTATCCCATTATCCCTGGACACTTTTCTGTAGGTCGTGTGGTGGAAACAGGAGGACAGGTTCGTGATGTTAATGGTAAATTAATTCGCCCTGGAGCGATCGCTACTTTTCTCGATGTCCATGAAACCTGTTACAACTGCTGGTATTGTTTAGTAGCTAAATCATCTACGCGCTGTCCACAACGTAAGGTTTATGGTGTCACCTACTCAGCCAAAGACGGTTTACTAGGTGGTTGGTCACAATTGATTTACCTGAAACCAGGAGTTAAGGTAATCACTTTACCCGCAGAAGTTTCACCAAAACAATTCATTGCTGGAGGTTGTGCTTTACCCACTGCAATACACGCTATAGACAGAGCGCAAATTCAAATTGGTGATAATGTCGTAGTTCAAGGTTCTGGTCCTGTGGGGTTGAGTGCGGCAATTCTCGCTTTACTATCAGGCGCTGGTAAAGTGATTGTTATTGATAAATTTGAGAGTCGCTTAAAAGTTGCACAATCCTTTGGAGTAGATGAAACCCTAATAATTGAAACTGATAATCCTCGACAACATATTGAGCGGGTTTTGGAATTAACCAATGGACATGGTGCTGATGTGACCATTGAAGCGACAGGTGTACCGATTGCTGTTAAAGAGGGTTTGGCGATGACAAGAAATGGAGGCCGTTATGTGATTGTTGGACATTACACTAATACAGGTGAAATTCTCATCAATCCACACCTAGAAATTAATTTAAAACATATTGATATTCGCGGGACTTGGGGAATTGATTTTAGCCATTTTTATCGCATGATTGAATTACTAAAAAGACATAGTGATTCTAGAAAAAATATTGCTTGGGAAAATCTGATTAGTCGTGCCTACACACTAAAAGAAATTAATCAAGCACTGGCAGATGTAGAGCATGGTTATGTACTGAAAGCTGTGATTCAGCCTAATTCTTGA
- the proC gene encoding pyrroline-5-carboxylate reductase: MLTDLQIAFIGGGTMGEIIISRLLATKTVDNSELIIVGEPVAARCLDLNKKYGVRTTSSNLEAVQGAAIVILAVKPQVLASVMTTLKDKISPEALVISIVAGASIPSLCQGLNHAAIVRTMPNLPVEVGHGTTVWSASENVTEKQRSLTQVVLQPLGKEFVTQSEHYLDMATALSSAGTGFVFLYIEAMIDAGVQIGLTRTQAQELVLYTIAGSVELMLQTHEHPAVLRNKVTSPGGVTSAGLYELEKGGLRTVVSNAVLTALSRTQQLSK, from the coding sequence ATGCTCACAGATTTACAAATTGCCTTTATCGGTGGTGGCACGATGGGCGAAATTATCATTAGTAGATTATTAGCAACAAAAACCGTTGACAACTCAGAGCTAATTATAGTTGGTGAACCAGTTGCTGCACGATGTCTTGATTTAAACAAGAAATATGGAGTACGTACTACAAGCTCCAATTTAGAAGCGGTACAAGGCGCAGCCATTGTCATATTAGCGGTGAAGCCTCAAGTTTTAGCTTCTGTGATGACTACACTTAAAGATAAAATTTCACCAGAGGCTTTAGTAATCAGTATTGTCGCTGGAGCAAGTATTCCATCTTTGTGCCAAGGGTTAAATCATGCTGCTATTGTTCGTACAATGCCTAATCTTCCAGTAGAAGTTGGTCATGGAACTACCGTATGGAGCGCATCAGAGAATGTAACAGAAAAACAGCGATCGCTTACTCAAGTTGTTCTACAGCCACTAGGTAAGGAATTTGTTACTCAAAGTGAACATTACCTGGATATGGCAACGGCGTTAAGTAGCGCCGGCACTGGATTTGTGTTTCTGTACATCGAAGCAATGATTGATGCTGGTGTTCAAATAGGTTTAACTCGCACACAAGCCCAAGAACTGGTATTGTATACAATTGCTGGCAGTGTCGAACTGATGTTGCAAACCCATGAACATCCAGCAGTATTACGCAACAAGGTTACAAGTCCTGGAGGCGTAACATCTGCTGGCCTTTACGAGTTAGAGAAAGGGGGTTTACGAACTGTTGTTTCTAATGCGGTGCTGACTGCTTTAAGCCGGACTCAACAATTAAGTAAGTAG
- a CDS encoding ABC transporter ATP-binding protein/permease: MQTEVIQSQPSTNPFSALTQFWENVKAITEPYWYPSKSGGRAFSDVMRSWGMLILLLLLIIALVSLNVFTNFLNRYLVDVIIVEQNVSNFFKAILVYSVALVFVTLLVGVSKLLRKQIALDWYQWLNNHTLSKYLGNQAYYKINFQADIDNPDQRIAQEIEPITRNALTFSATFLEKILELIAFLIILWTISQKVAIILFVYTIVGNVISTYLTGELNKINQEEIQSKGDYSYALTHVRNHSESIAFFRGEKQESNIIGKRFNHFIQIYQRKIKWERNIDIFNRGYQGVIEIFPFLILGPLYMRGDLGFGEISQASLTAYLFSLSLSELINEFGISGQFSSYIERLAEFSSAVEAVAKQSENVNTITTVEDNHISFENVTLQTPNYERVIVEDLSLSVKPGEGLLIVGPSGRGKSSLLRAIAGLWNAGTGRLVRPPLEEVLFLPQRPYIILGTLREQLLYPHTERIVSDRALTEVLKQVNLDSLLSRVNGFDTEVPWENILSLGEQQRLAFARLLVTQPGFTILDEATSALDLKNEGNLYQQLREAKTTFISVGHRESLFDYHQWVLELSQDSSWQLLTVQDYQRQKLKSSVISVAEKAEITIDNFANNQSPNSPETAIQEIANLANQVSFITGLSHQQMQKLTDYSLGTVRTKASKGQTVTTQDGSTYSYNKDPNVLKWVKV, translated from the coding sequence ATGCAAACCGAAGTTATTCAATCTCAACCCTCGACAAATCCTTTTTCAGCTTTGACTCAATTTTGGGAAAATGTCAAAGCGATCACTGAACCTTACTGGTATCCAAGTAAGTCAGGGGGAAGAGCATTTTCAGATGTGATGCGTTCCTGGGGAATGCTCATTCTCTTATTATTATTAATAATTGCGCTGGTAAGTCTCAATGTATTTACTAATTTCCTCAATCGCTATTTAGTAGATGTTATCATTGTCGAACAGAATGTTAGTAATTTTTTTAAAGCTATATTGGTTTATAGTGTAGCTCTTGTATTCGTAACACTTTTGGTAGGTGTTTCTAAATTACTCAGAAAACAAATTGCCCTTGATTGGTATCAATGGCTAAATAATCACACATTATCAAAATATTTAGGCAATCAAGCATATTATAAAATCAATTTTCAAGCTGATATTGATAATCCAGACCAACGTATAGCTCAAGAAATTGAACCGATTACGAGAAATGCTTTAACTTTTTCCGCTACTTTTCTGGAAAAAATACTGGAGCTTATAGCATTTTTAATCATCCTGTGGACTATCTCTCAGAAAGTGGCGATTATTTTGTTTGTTTACACAATTGTCGGGAATGTAATCAGCACTTACTTGACAGGAGAGTTAAATAAAATTAATCAGGAAGAAATACAATCCAAGGGTGATTATAGTTATGCTCTAACTCATGTTCGTAATCATTCTGAATCAATAGCTTTTTTTAGAGGAGAGAAACAAGAATCAAATATTATTGGGAAAAGATTTAATCATTTCATCCAAATTTATCAACGGAAGATTAAGTGGGAAAGAAATATAGATATTTTTAATCGAGGATACCAGGGCGTAATCGAAATTTTTCCCTTTTTAATCCTTGGTCCTTTATATATGAGGGGTGACTTGGGATTTGGAGAAATTAGCCAAGCTTCTTTAACAGCTTATCTGTTTTCTCTTTCTCTATCAGAATTAATCAATGAATTTGGCATTTCGGGACAGTTTTCTAGTTATATTGAAAGGCTGGCTGAGTTTTCCTCTGCGGTAGAAGCAGTAGCTAAACAATCAGAAAATGTTAATACCATCACAACAGTAGAAGATAATCATATCAGCTTTGAGAATGTAACTTTACAAACTCCCAATTATGAAAGGGTAATTGTTGAAGATTTATCACTTTCTGTAAAACCAGGAGAAGGTTTATTAATTGTTGGTCCGAGTGGTAGAGGTAAAAGTTCTTTATTGAGGGCGATCGCTGGTTTGTGGAATGCAGGAACAGGTCGTTTAGTCCGGCCTCCTTTAGAAGAAGTGTTATTTTTACCTCAACGTCCTTACATTATTTTAGGAACTTTGCGGGAACAGTTGCTTTATCCACATACAGAACGAATAGTTAGCGATCGCGCACTCACAGAAGTTTTAAAACAAGTTAATCTGGATAGTTTATTGAGTCGAGTAAATGGTTTTGATACTGAAGTTCCCTGGGAAAATATATTATCTTTAGGAGAACAACAACGTCTAGCATTTGCCAGATTGTTAGTTACTCAACCTGGTTTCACGATTTTAGATGAAGCTACCAGTGCTTTAGATTTAAAGAATGAAGGTAATTTATATCAACAATTACGAGAAGCAAAAACAACATTTATCAGTGTCGGACATCGAGAAAGCTTATTTGATTATCATCAATGGGTTTTAGAACTTTCTCAAGATTCTAGTTGGCAACTTTTGACTGTGCAGGATTATCAACGTCAGAAATTAAAATCATCTGTCATCAGTGTGGCTGAGAAAGCTGAAATTACAATAGATAATTTTGCCAATAATCAATCTCCTAATTCACCAGAAACAGCAATACAAGAAATAGCCAACCTAGCAAACCAAGTAAGTTTTATTACCGGACTTTCTCATCAACAAATGCAGAAATTAACAGATTATTCACTGGGGACTGTGAGAACTAAAGCTAGTAAAGGTCAAACTGTTACAACTCAAGATGGTTCTACCTACAGCTATAATAAAGACCCCAATGTTTTGAAATGGGTGAAAGTTTAG